One Alphaproteobacteria bacterium DNA segment encodes these proteins:
- a CDS encoding ABC transporter ATP-binding protein, whose translation MGNVLLVRDLKVEFRVPEGIIKAVDGVSFRIPQGKTVALVGESGSGKTVVSQAILGILPKPARITAGEILFFDPDKPGNFVDIAKLEPDGRPLRMLRGNRISVIFQEPMTSLSPLHTVGNQIAEALLLHGHVDAATARQRSREILGLVGFPDPAQAIHSYPFELSGGLRQRAMIAMALICRPAILIADEPTTALDVTIQAQILKLIGDLQAELGMAILMITHDLGVVANVADEIVVMYQGEVMERGRRDDVFRQAGHPYMKALLHAVPRFDMKAGERLVPIREIRSQGSALMRRDEPHGESPTEPWDGKAERRAPLLEVRGLSKSFTTRRATILGSRPGGRQVAVDDVSFSVGRGTCLGLVGESGCGKTTTSKMIIRALSADAGEVIYNDRGTAVDVLGLRGRRLFDYRRKVQYIFQDPFGSLNPRMTVYDIVSEPLVIHRIGDEDERHQRVRELMDVVGLDVRFLRRYPHSFSGGQRQRIGIARALALQPDLLICDEPVSALDVSIQAQVLNLLKDLQSSLGLTYLFISHNLAVVDYIADHIAVMCSGRLVEMAEREVLFKDPVHPYTKALLSAVPKPDPDSRLDLTALMAGRCSDPGAWQPPFTVDDERQPRLVDLGAGHFVRAAVSEQEAGSLLA comes from the coding sequence ATGGGCAACGTGCTGCTGGTGCGCGACCTGAAGGTCGAATTCCGCGTTCCCGAGGGCATCATCAAGGCCGTCGACGGGGTTTCCTTCCGCATCCCCCAGGGCAAGACCGTGGCGCTGGTCGGCGAATCGGGCTCGGGCAAGACGGTGGTGTCGCAGGCCATTCTCGGCATTCTGCCCAAGCCGGCCCGCATCACGGCCGGCGAGATACTCTTCTTCGATCCCGACAAGCCCGGCAACTTCGTCGACATCGCCAAGCTGGAGCCCGACGGCCGGCCCTTGCGCATGCTGCGCGGCAACCGCATCTCGGTCATCTTCCAGGAGCCCATGACCTCGCTGTCGCCGTTGCACACGGTGGGCAACCAGATTGCCGAGGCGCTGCTGTTGCACGGCCACGTCGACGCCGCCACGGCCCGGCAACGCAGCCGCGAGATCCTCGGGCTGGTCGGGTTTCCCGATCCGGCCCAGGCCATCCACAGCTACCCCTTCGAGCTTTCCGGCGGACTGCGGCAACGCGCCATGATCGCCATGGCGCTGATCTGCCGCCCCGCCATCCTCATCGCCGACGAACCGACGACGGCCCTCGACGTCACCATCCAGGCCCAGATCCTCAAGCTGATCGGCGATCTTCAGGCCGAGCTTGGCATGGCCATCCTGATGATCACCCACGATCTGGGCGTGGTGGCCAATGTGGCCGACGAGATCGTGGTGATGTACCAGGGCGAGGTCATGGAACGGGGCCGGCGCGACGACGTCTTCCGCCAGGCCGGGCATCCCTACATGAAGGCGCTGCTGCATGCCGTGCCGCGCTTTGACATGAAAGCCGGCGAACGCCTGGTGCCGATCCGCGAGATCCGCTCGCAAGGCAGTGCCCTGATGCGTCGGGACGAACCCCATGGTGAATCCCCCACCGAGCCCTGGGACGGCAAAGCGGAACGCCGGGCGCCGCTGCTCGAGGTGCGGGGCTTAAGCAAGAGCTTCACCACCCGCCGCGCCACGATCCTGGGCTCGCGGCCGGGCGGCAGACAGGTCGCCGTCGACGACGTCAGCTTCAGCGTCGGCCGCGGCACGTGCCTGGGATTGGTGGGCGAATCGGGCTGCGGCAAGACCACCACCAGCAAGATGATCATCCGGGCGCTGAGCGCCGACGCCGGCGAAGTGATCTACAACGACCGCGGCACGGCGGTCGACGTGCTGGGACTTCGGGGGCGGCGGCTCTTCGATTACCGGCGCAAGGTTCAGTACATCTTCCAGGACCCCTTCGGCTCGCTCAATCCGCGCATGACCGTCTACGACATCGTCAGCGAGCCCCTGGTCATCCACCGCATCGGCGACGAGGACGAACGCCACCAGCGGGTGCGCGAGCTGATGGACGTGGTGGGCCTCGACGTGCGCTTCCTCAGGCGCTATCCCCACAGCTTCTCGGGCGGCCAGCGCCAGCGCATCGGCATCGCCCGGGCCTTGGCGCTACAGCCTGATCTGTTGATCTGCGACGAGCCGGTGTCGGCGCTCGACGTCTCGATCCAGGCCCAGGTGCTCAACCTGTTGAAGGACCTGCAATCCTCGCTCGGGCTGACCTACCTGTTCATTTCGCACAATCTGGCCGTGGTCGATTACATCGCCGACCACATCGCCGTGATGTGCAGCGGCCGGCTGGTCGAGATGGCCGAGCGCGAGGTATTGTTCAAGGATCCGGTGCATCCCTATACCAAGGCGCTGCTGAGCGCCGTGCCCAAGCCGGACCCCGACAGCCGGCTCGACCTGACGGCGCTGATGGCCGGGCGCTGCTCCGATCCCGGCGCCTGGCAGCCGCCCTTCACCGTCGACGATGAGCGCCAGCCGCGTTTGGTCGACCTGGGCGCCGGCCATTTCGTGCGCGCGGCGGTCAGCGAACAAGAGGCAGGGAGCCTGTTGGCATGA
- a CDS encoding polysaccharide deacetylase family protein, with protein sequence MSPWHQLERELDAWAAAGRRATLWWRDDDAGRPGAALDRLLALLGDEVPLCLAVVPARADETLAARLAPTSVQVAVHGFDHRDRARRGGKKSEFPEDRDLDAGKAEIERGRIRLGEIFGARLLPLFVPPWNRLAAALVPALPELGFRGLSRFAPRHREFPVAGLVEINTHVDPVAWHGGGFLGQRPVLESLVGHLAARRGGRADADEPTGILSHHARHDEALWDFLANLKEALDGHRAAHWLSPVDAFSLGR encoded by the coding sequence ATGAGCCCTTGGCACCAGCTCGAACGCGAACTCGACGCCTGGGCGGCGGCCGGGCGGCGGGCCACGCTGTGGTGGCGCGACGACGACGCCGGGCGGCCGGGTGCCGCCTTGGACCGGCTGCTGGCGCTGCTGGGAGACGAGGTTCCGCTCTGCCTGGCCGTGGTGCCGGCCCGGGCCGACGAGACCCTGGCCGCCCGCCTGGCGCCGACCTCGGTGCAAGTGGCGGTGCATGGCTTCGACCACCGCGACCGGGCCCGCCGGGGCGGAAAAAAAAGCGAATTTCCCGAGGATCGCGATCTCGATGCCGGCAAAGCCGAGATCGAACGTGGCCGGATCCGCCTCGGCGAGATCTTCGGCGCCCGCCTGTTGCCGCTCTTCGTGCCGCCCTGGAACCGCCTCGCCGCCGCCCTGGTGCCGGCCTTGCCGGAGCTTGGCTTTCGCGGCCTCTCGCGGTTTGCCCCGCGCCACCGGGAATTCCCGGTGGCCGGCCTGGTGGAAATCAACACTCACGTCGATCCGGTGGCCTGGCATGGGGGCGGTTTTCTGGGCCAGCGCCCGGTGCTCGAGAGCCTGGTCGGACACCTGGCGGCGCGGCGCGGCGGCCGGGCCGACGCCGACGAGCCGACCGGGATCCTGAGCCACCACGCGCGACACGACGAGGCGCTGTGGGATTTTCTCGCCAACCTCAAGGAGGCGCTCGACGGCCACCGCGCTGCCCACTGGCTCTCGCCAGTCGATGCGTTTAGTCTGGGCCGGTGA
- a CDS encoding glycosyltransferase codes for MKRRIFFYVQHLLGIGHLKRAATLARALAQRFEVTLVSGGHAVPDLELGQASLHQLPPTRATDLYFKLLVDEHDQPIDDDWRRHRRDALLAAYREIAPQALLFELFPFGRRQMRFELLPLLEQAAAARPRPLIACSVRDILVGQHKPERNDEMLSLIERYFERILVHGDPELIALDETFPHTARIKGRLAYTGYVVDESGRRGGLGAAGWDEVVVSAGGGAVGFDLLEAAIAARRLSRAADATWRVLVGYKVADQEFAALAAEARQAGAGLIVERARGDFPTLLMNCRLSISQGGYNTVMETLRAGARAVVVPYAGGIETEQTLRARLLAERGRLEVVAEDELDADKLAAAVDRALAGPPARAQVDTGGAGKTAALLEQWLA; via the coding sequence ATGAAGCGGCGCATCTTCTTCTACGTCCAGCACCTGTTGGGCATCGGCCATCTCAAGCGCGCCGCGACCCTGGCCCGCGCCCTGGCCCAACGTTTCGAGGTGACGCTGGTCTCGGGCGGGCACGCGGTGCCCGATCTGGAGCTCGGTCAGGCCAGCCTGCACCAACTGCCGCCGACCCGGGCCACCGATCTCTACTTCAAGCTGCTGGTCGACGAGCACGACCAGCCCATCGATGACGATTGGCGCCGGCACCGGCGCGACGCCCTGCTGGCCGCCTACCGGGAAATCGCCCCCCAGGCGCTGCTCTTCGAGCTCTTTCCCTTCGGCCGGCGCCAGATGCGCTTCGAGCTTTTGCCCCTGCTCGAGCAGGCCGCGGCGGCCCGGCCACGGCCGCTGATCGCCTGTTCGGTGCGCGACATCCTGGTGGGCCAGCACAAGCCCGAACGCAACGACGAGATGCTGTCCCTGATCGAGCGCTACTTCGAGCGCATCCTGGTGCACGGCGATCCCGAGCTGATCGCGCTGGACGAGACCTTTCCCCACACCGCGCGCATCAAGGGGCGCTTGGCCTACACCGGCTACGTGGTGGACGAGAGCGGGCGGCGCGGCGGCCTGGGCGCGGCCGGCTGGGACGAGGTGGTGGTCTCGGCCGGCGGCGGCGCCGTCGGCTTCGATTTGCTCGAGGCGGCGATCGCGGCCAGACGCTTGAGCCGGGCCGCCGACGCCACCTGGCGTGTGCTGGTGGGCTACAAGGTGGCGGACCAGGAATTCGCCGCGCTCGCCGCCGAGGCCCGCCAGGCGGGCGCGGGCCTGATCGTCGAGCGCGCCCGGGGCGACTTCCCGACGCTGTTGATGAATTGCCGCCTTTCGATCAGCCAGGGCGGCTACAACACCGTGATGGAGACGCTCAGGGCCGGGGCCCGGGCCGTGGTGGTGCCCTACGCCGGCGGTATCGAAACCGAACAGACGCTCAGGGCCCGGCTGCTGGCCGAGCGCGGCCGGCTGGAGGTGGTGGCCGAGGACGAGCTCGATGCGGACAAATTGGCGGCGGCCGTCGATCGGGCCCTGGCGGGACCGCCGGCGCGGGCCCAGGTCGACACCGGCGGAGCCGGCAAAACCGCCGCGCTGCTCGAGCAATGGCTGGCATGA
- a CDS encoding histidine phosphatase family protein yields MTKLALLRHGATDWNAAGRMQGRRDVPLSQAGRAALAGLGPPLEVAAFEWLSSPLVRAVETAELLSGQSPALEPRLVELDWGEWEGQTLPELRAAHPEMAANEDRGLDFQPPGGESPRQVQDRLRPLLAELAGRPPTVAVTHLGVMRAIMALAYDWPMLGRPPLKLERQAMHFFALEADGRPRPGGPSLALREAS; encoded by the coding sequence ATGACGAAACTGGCCCTGTTGCGCCACGGCGCCACCGACTGGAACGCCGCCGGACGCATGCAGGGGCGGCGCGACGTGCCGCTCTCGCAAGCCGGCCGGGCAGCGCTGGCGGGCCTTGGCCCACCCCTCGAAGTGGCCGCCTTCGAGTGGCTCTCGAGCCCCTTGGTGCGGGCCGTGGAGACGGCCGAGCTGCTCAGCGGCCAAAGCCCCGCCCTGGAGCCGCGCCTGGTCGAATTGGACTGGGGCGAGTGGGAGGGCCAGACGCTGCCCGAGCTGCGCGCCGCCCACCCCGAGATGGCGGCCAACGAGGATCGCGGCCTCGACTTCCAGCCACCGGGCGGCGAAAGCCCGCGCCAGGTGCAGGATCGCCTGAGACCATTGCTGGCCGAGCTGGCCGGCCGGCCGCCCACCGTCGCGGTGACCCACTTGGGCGTCATGCGGGCCATCATGGCGCTGGCATACGACTGGCCCATGCTGGGCCGGCCGCCGCTCAAGCTGGAGCGCCAAGCCATGCACTTTTTTGCCCTCGAAGCCGACGGCCGGCCCCGGCCCGGGGGCCCGAGCCTGGCGCTCCGCGAGGCGTCATGA
- a CDS encoding glycosyltransferase family 4 protein — protein sequence MRIAFYAPLKAPNHATPSGDRRMARLLMAALEAAGHTVELASEFRSYEGRGEAARQAVIKARGEAEAAALVGRFREAPEPPEAWLSYHLYYKAPDWLGPAVCRQLDLPYLVAEASHAPKRAGGPWDLGHQAVAAALGEAAAVLSLTTLDMACVAPLLAPGAMLLHLPPFLDARPFAEARSGRAAGRAKWAAELGLEPEGHWLLTVAMMRPGDKLESYHRLAQALALLSGGDWTLLVVGDGPARDEVESLLNAAAKGRVVFAGARQPGDLPELYASSDLYLWPAAGEAYGMALLEAQAAGLPVVAGNVRGVPEVVWEGETALLVPENDPEAFAAAVRYFLDDPKRGHAGDVAAGRVARERGLERAGDILDRAITAARPGA from the coding sequence TTGCGCATCGCCTTTTATGCCCCGCTGAAAGCGCCGAACCACGCCACGCCTTCGGGTGACCGGCGCATGGCCCGATTGTTGATGGCGGCCCTCGAGGCGGCCGGCCACACGGTCGAACTGGCCTCCGAGTTTCGCAGCTACGAGGGCCGCGGCGAGGCCGCCCGCCAGGCCGTCATCAAGGCCCGCGGCGAGGCCGAGGCGGCGGCCCTGGTGGGACGCTTTCGCGAGGCGCCCGAGCCGCCCGAGGCCTGGCTCAGCTACCATCTTTATTACAAGGCGCCGGACTGGCTGGGCCCGGCGGTCTGCCGCCAGCTCGACCTGCCCTATCTGGTGGCCGAGGCGAGCCATGCCCCCAAGCGCGCCGGCGGTCCTTGGGATCTCGGCCACCAGGCGGTGGCGGCAGCGCTGGGGGAAGCCGCCGCGGTGCTCTCGCTGACCACGCTGGACATGGCCTGCGTGGCACCGCTGCTGGCGCCCGGGGCGATGCTCCTGCACCTGCCGCCGTTCCTCGATGCCCGGCCCTTCGCCGAGGCCCGCTCGGGCCGCGCCGCCGGCCGGGCCAAATGGGCCGCCGAGCTCGGGCTCGAGCCCGAGGGCCACTGGCTGCTGACGGTGGCCATGATGCGGCCCGGCGACAAGCTCGAATCCTACCACCGCCTGGCCCAGGCGCTAGCGCTGCTGTCGGGCGGCGACTGGACGCTGCTGGTGGTCGGCGACGGCCCGGCCCGGGACGAGGTCGAAAGCCTGCTGAACGCGGCAGCGAAGGGCCGCGTGGTCTTTGCCGGGGCGCGCCAACCGGGCGACCTGCCGGAGCTTTATGCCAGCAGCGATCTCTACCTCTGGCCGGCCGCCGGCGAGGCCTACGGCATGGCGCTGCTGGAGGCCCAGGCGGCTGGCCTGCCGGTGGTGGCGGGCAACGTGCGCGGCGTGCCCGAGGTGGTCTGGGAGGGCGAGACGGCGCTGTTGGTGCCGGAGAACGACCCGGAGGCCTTCGCCGCGGCGGTGCGCTATTTCCTCGACGACCCGAAGCGGGGCCACGCCGGCGACGTCGCCGCCGGCCGGGTGGCCCGCGAGCGCGGCCTCGAGCGGGCCGGCGACATCCTCGACCGCGCCATCACCGCGGCCCGGCCGGGCGCATGA
- a CDS encoding D-glycerate dehydrogenase, with product MSDKPAILVTRKLPDAVEARLSRDYAPRLNPDDRLYTADELIAAASGADGIVPCHTEQFSSDVIARLPDSIRVIANFSVGFDHVDLEAAKARGIVVTNTPEVLSDATAEIAMLLILGAARRAAEGERLVRSREWRDWSPSFMVGSQVTGKRLGIIGMGRVGQVTARRARGFDMEIHYNDLRPLEAETQAGASFHGKLEDMLPHCDFLALHCVATPETHHLLNRERIALLPDGAIVVNAARGSIIDDTALIEALKSGKLAAAGLDVYNNEPDIDPAYRELSNTFLLPHIGSATRETRDAMGFRALDNLDAVFAGREPKDRIA from the coding sequence ATGAGCGACAAGCCCGCCATCCTGGTAACTCGTAAGCTGCCCGACGCCGTCGAGGCCAGGCTCAGCCGCGATTATGCCCCCCGCCTCAACCCCGATGACCGCCTCTACACCGCCGACGAACTGATCGCCGCCGCCTCGGGCGCCGACGGCATCGTGCCCTGCCACACCGAGCAATTTTCCTCGGACGTGATAGCCCGCCTGCCCGACAGCATCCGGGTGATCGCCAATTTCTCCGTCGGCTTCGACCACGTCGACCTCGAAGCCGCCAAGGCCCGCGGCATCGTCGTCACCAACACGCCCGAGGTGCTCTCCGATGCCACGGCCGAGATCGCCATGCTGCTCATCCTGGGAGCGGCGCGCCGAGCCGCCGAGGGCGAACGGTTGGTGCGTAGCCGAGAATGGCGCGACTGGAGCCCGAGCTTCATGGTGGGCAGCCAAGTGACGGGCAAACGCCTGGGCATCATCGGCATGGGCCGGGTGGGCCAAGTGACGGCCCGCCGGGCCCGCGGCTTCGACATGGAGATCCATTACAACGACCTGCGGCCTCTCGAGGCCGAGACCCAAGCCGGTGCCAGCTTTCACGGCAAACTCGAGGACATGTTGCCGCATTGCGATTTCCTGGCCCTTCATTGCGTCGCCACGCCCGAGACGCATCACCTGCTCAACCGCGAGCGGATTGCCTTGCTGCCCGACGGTGCCATCGTGGTCAATGCGGCGCGCGGCTCCATCATCGACGACACGGCCCTGATCGAGGCCTTGAAATCGGGCAAGCTGGCGGCTGCCGGGCTCGACGTCTACAACAACGAACCTGACATCGATCCGGCCTACCGCGAACTCTCGAACACCTTCCTGCTGCCCCACATAGGCAGCGCCACGCGCGAGACCCGCGATGCCATGGGCTTTCGCGCCCTGGACAATCTCGATGCCGTCTTCGCCGGCCGGGAACCCAAGGATCGTATCGCCTGA